The genomic stretch GAGCATGTACTTGTATAATGTGGAGCACACTTGTGGCACCACAGCCCCCCACTACCAGCTCCTGAAGCAGGGGGAGAGCTTTGCCGTGCACACTTGCAAGAGCAAATCCACGAGGAACCCTCTCCTCAAATGGACGGTGGGCGAGGGGGCCCTCAACGAGTTTGCTTTCTCCCCAGATGGCAAGTTCTTGGCGTGTGTGAGCCAGGACGGCTTCCTGCGGGTGTTCAACTTTGACTCGGTGGAGCTGCACGGCACCATGAAAAGCTACTTTGGAGGCTTGCTGTGCGTGTGCTGGAGCCCCGACGGCAAGTACATCGTGGCGGGTGGAGAGGACGACCTGGTGACCGTCTGGTCCTTTGGGGACTGCCGCGTGATTGCACGGGGCCACGGGCACAAGTCCTGGGTCAGCGTGGTGGCCTTTGACCCCTACACCACCAGCGTGGAGGAGAGCGACCCTATGGAGTTCAGCGGCAGTGATGAGGACTTCCAGGACCTTCTTCACTTCGGGAGAGACCGAGCGAACAGCACCCAGTCCCGGCTGTCCAAGCGGAATTCGACCGAGAGCCGGCCCGTCAGCGTCACGTATCGGTTCGGCTCCGTGGGCCAGGACACGCAGCTGTGCCTGTGGGACCTCACAGAAGACATCCTCTTCCCCCACCAGCCCCTCTCGCGCGCGCGGACACACACGAACGTCATGAACGCCACCAGCCCCCCTGCGGGCAGTGCCGGGAACAGCGTCCCCGCGCCCGGCAGCGCCGCACCGCCCCCGCTGCCGCGGTCCAACAGCCTCCCGCACGCCGCCGTCTCCAGCGCCGGCAGCAAGGGCAGCGTGGCGGACGGCGCCATCGCTGCCGGGGTCAGCAAGTTCGCCACGCTCTCGCTGCACGACCGGAAGGACAGGCACCACGAGAAAGACCACAAGCGGAACCATAGCATGGGGCACATCTCTAGCAAGAGCAGCGACAAACTGAACCTAGTCTCTAAAACCAAAACGGACCCGGCCAAAACTCTGGGGACGCCCCTGTGTCCTCGCATGGAAGACGTTCCCTTGTTAGAGCCGCTCATCTGTAAAAAGATAGCACACGAGAGACTGACCGTGCTAATCTTTCTTGAAGACTGTATAGTCACTGCTTGTCAGGAGGGATTTATTTGCACATGGGGAAGGCCTGGTAAAGTGGTAAGTTTTAATCCTTAATGCTGCACAGATCTAGAACTTGAATAGGTAGTGATTTTTTTCTTGCGGGAGGGGTGGGGTGTACAACGAATGTGAATGACACTTCTTATTCTTAATGTAAATCTAAATGCATCAGAGCCATAATTTTGGATACTGCATGCCATATAATTCCGAATCATTTGATAATTCACCGTAGAacgtttaaaaaatataatcaaactaATTGCCAGCCAAGTCAGTCACCCTCCTGCGAGTATAGAGTCCCACGGTTAGCCTTCCTGTATTAGACTATTTCGATTTTAGGAAAATCATGCCAGTGTGGGGAAACAATGactttaaaatgctaaaattaaaatttctgcttTAACTGGAATATTTTTGCTTAACTACTCAATTAGAATATTGTACACCTGATCAGAGTGTATGTTCAATACAGACGGCCATTAATTGTCATTTATAGTCCAATTTTTTATCTTAATCATAAACTGTTTAGGAATCTATGAAATTTAACTTTAGGAACAAAGTGTTCAGCAGGGTTGAttgatattatttttacattgttCTGGCAAtccacagaaagagaagagccttaatttttaaaacccattTTAGTCATTTTATGACAATTAAAATTGTTTAATAAACATCTTTTTTCAAAGAAGCAGTTTGTAGCACTTTGATTGAGATTCTGTGCATTGAATGAAGTACCCACGTTTCTCAGAGCCTGGACGGttgccatggactgcaggccaagGGCGCCAGAAGTGCCTCTTGCCACACAGCCAGGGTCTTGCGTGGTGGATGTGACTTGCTTATGTTTTTTCCAGCAAGGGAAaggagcttttcttttctttcttttgtttttttgtgggggTTTTGGTTGGGTTTTTTGGTTAGCTTTTTGTTCAGTGAGGCATATGACCGCAGGCCCTCGTGAGCCTCCTCAGCTCTGTTTTGTACAGGCCccagggttcagagagcttcccgCCTCTCCCCTGTTTGGGTTTCACGTTCCCACAAGAGGCAAAAGGCAGGTGTAGCGTGTCAGTCTTCTGGATCGTGCTTGGAAGGCGCCCCATATCTGTGTCAGCGGCTTCCCTAGCACCCCCCCGACTTGGCTGCGCCCACTTCCAGGGGAAGCCGCTCTGTTTGACTTGATTCCTTAGCACGAGGATGAGCTGTGGGCGCAGTCGATTTTCGGTTCACTGTGGACGAGGTGGCTCTTGGAGCTGTATGTTCCATGTCGAGATGATGATGGTCTTAGTAGCTTATTTTGGTCACTTGGGTTTGTATTT from Ovis canadensis isolate MfBH-ARS-UI-01 breed Bighorn chromosome 18, ARS-UI_OviCan_v2, whole genome shotgun sequence encodes the following:
- the WDR20 gene encoding WD repeat-containing protein 20 isoform X9, whose translation is MATEGGGKEMNEIKTQFTTREGLYKLLPHSEYSRPNRVPFNSQGSNPVRVSFVNLNDQSGNGDRLCFNVGRELYFYIYKGVRKAADLSKPIDKRIYKGTQPTCHDFNHLTATAESVSLLVGFSAGQVQLIDPIKKETSKLFNEEVMCFFSNSCQHLGKADWNEDSKMSEEALVTVQERRLIDKSRVTCVKWVPGSESLFLVAHSSGSMYLYNVEHTCGTTAPHYQLLKQGESFAVHTCKSKSTRNPLLKWTVGEGALNEFAFSPDGKFLACVSQDGFLRVFNFDSVELHGTMKSYFGGLLCVCWSPDGKYIVAGGEDDLVTVWSFGDCRVIARGHGHKSWVSVVAFDPYTTSVEESDPMEFSGSDEDFQDLLHFGRDRANSTQSRLSKRNSTESRPVSVTYRFGSVGQDTQLCLWDLTEDILFPHQPLSRARTHTNVMNATSPPAGSAGNSVPAPGSAAPPPLPRSNSLPHAAVSSAGSKGSVADGAIAAGVSKFATLSLHDRKDRHHEKDHKRNHSMGHISSKSSDKLNLVSKTKTDPAKTLGTPLCPRMEDVPLLEPLICKKIAHERLTVLIFLEDCIVTACQEGFICTWGRPGKVGLLSAPNQATSPGGTVV
- the WDR20 gene encoding WD repeat-containing protein 20 isoform X2, which codes for MATEGGGKEMNEIKTQFTTREGLYKLLPHSEYSRPNRVPFNSQGSNPVRVSFVNLNDQSGNGDRLCFNVGRELYFYIYKGVRKRLIDKSRVTCVKWVPGSESLFLVAHSSGSMYLYNVEHTCGTTAPHYQLLKQGESFAVHTCKSKSTRNPLLKWTVGEGALNEFAFSPDGKFLACVSQDGFLRVFNFDSVELHGTMKSYFGGLLCVCWSPDGKYIVAGGEDDLVTVWSFGDCRVIARGHGHKSWVSVVAFDPYTTSVEESDPMEFSGSDEDFQDLLHFGRDRANSTQSRLSKRNSTESRPVSVTYRFGSVGQDTQLCLWDLTEDILFPHQPLSRARTHTNVMNATSPPAGSAGNSVPAPGSAAPPPLPRSNSLPHAAVSSAGSKGSVADGAIAAGVSKFATLSLHDRKDRHHEKDHKRNHSMGHISSKSSDKLNLVSKTKTDPAKTLGTPLCPRMEDVPLLEPLICKKIAHERLTVLIFLEDCIVTACQEGFICTWGRPGKVGLLSAPNQATSPGGTVV
- the WDR20 gene encoding WD repeat-containing protein 20 isoform X1, whose amino-acid sequence is MATEGGGKEMNEIKTQFTTREGLYKLLPHSEYSRPNRVPFNSQGSNPVRVSFVNLNDQSGNGDRLCFNVGRELYFYIYKGVRKAADLSKPIDKRIYKGTQPTCHDFNHLTATAESVSLLVGFSAGQVQLIDPIKKETSKLFNEERLIDKSRVTCVKWVPGSESLFLVAHSSGSMYLYNVEHTCGTTAPHYQLLKQGESFAVHTCKSKSTRNPLLKWTVGEGALNEFAFSPDGKFLACVSQDGFLRVFNFDSVELHGTMKSYFGGLLCVCWSPDGKYIVAGGEDDLVTVWSFGDCRVIARGHGHKSWVSVVAFDPYTTSVEESDPMEFSGSDEDFQDLLHFGRDRANSTQSRLSKRNSTESRPVSVTYRFGSVGQDTQLCLWDLTEDILFPHQPLSRARTHTNVMNATSPPAGSAGNSVPAPGSAAPPPLPRSNSLPHAAVSSAGSKGSVADGAIAAGVSKFATLSLHDRKDRHHEKDHKRNHSMGHISSKSSDKLNLVSKTKTDPAKTLGTPLCPRMEDVPLLEPLICKKIAHERLTVLIFLEDCIVTACQEGFICTWGRPGKVGLLSAPNQATSPGGTVV
- the WDR20 gene encoding WD repeat-containing protein 20 isoform X3 codes for the protein MYLYNVEHTCGTTAPHYQLLKQGESFAVHTCKSKSTRNPLLKWTVGEGALNEFAFSPDGKFLACVSQDGFLRVFNFDSVELHGTMKSYFGGLLCVCWSPDGKYIVAGGEDDLVTVWSFGDCRVIARGHGHKSWVSVVAFDPYTTSVEESDPMEFSGSDEDFQDLLHFGRDRANSTQSRLSKRNSTESRPVSVTYRFGSVGQDTQLCLWDLTEDILFPHQPLSRARTHTNVMNATSPPAGSAGNSVPAPGSAAPPPLPRSNSLPHAAVSSAGSKGSVADGAIAAGVSKFATLSLHDRKDRHHEKDHKRNHSMGHISSKSSDKLNLVSKTKTDPAKTLGTPLCPRMEDVPLLEPLICKKIAHERLTVLIFLEDCIVTACQEGFICTWGRPGKVVSFNP
- the WDR20 gene encoding WD repeat-containing protein 20 isoform X4 gives rise to the protein MKSYFGGLLCVCWSPDGKYIVAGGEDDLVTVWSFGDCRVIARGHGHKSWVSVVAFDPYTTSVEESDPMEFSGSDEDFQDLLHFGRDRANSTQSRLSKRNSTESRPVSVTYRFGSVGQDTQLCLWDLTEDILFPHQPLSRARTHTNVMNATSPPAGSAGNSVPAPGSAAPPPLPRSNSLPHAAVSSAGSKGSVADGAIAAGVSKFATLSLHDRKDRHHEKDHKRNHSMGHISSKSSDKLNLVSKTKTDPAKTLGTPLCPRMEDVPLLEPLICKKIAHERLTVLIFLEDCIVTACQEGFICTWGRPGKVVSFNP